The Vescimonas coprocola genome includes a window with the following:
- a CDS encoding recombinase family protein has protein sequence MNHARCRQYIAMHFGEEATENVLVYEDFSGGNLERPQFKKMMKDSQKIAFAAIVVYRLDRISRNIGDFAERTEFDGEHGIMVYNRSLQRPGKANQIRPMEEWIVAVGKHPGIIAGGDWVRVQSMLDVNKFKSYRRPRSNVAPLAHCSSSNST, from the coding sequence ATGAATCATGCGAGGTGCCGCCAGTACATCGCCATGCACTTTGGCGAGGAAGCGACGGAAAACGTGCTGGTCTACGAGGACTTTTCCGGCGGCAACCTGGAGCGCCCGCAGTTCAAGAAAATGATGAAGGATTCCCAGAAGATCGCCTTTGCCGCCATCGTGGTCTACCGCCTCGACCGCATCAGCCGCAACATCGGCGACTTTGCCGAGCGCACAGAATTCGACGGTGAGCACGGCATCATGGTGTACAACCGCTCGCTCCAGCGCCCCGGCAAGGCAAACCAGATCCGCCCCATGGAGGAATGGATCGTGGCGGTGGGCAAGCATCCCGGCATCATCGCAGGCGGCGATTGGGTGCGGGTACAGTCCATGCTGGATGTGAACAAATTCAAGAGCTACCGCAGACCCCGCAGCAATGTGGCACCGCTGGCACACTGCAGCTCGTCCAACTCCACATGA
- a CDS encoding P-loop NTPase family protein has protein sequence MKLRIIGGSGKTYLARRLAQEYDIPHVELDELQCASGATLLRGLR, from the coding sequence ATGAAGCTCCGCATCATCGGCGGCAGCGGGAAAACGTATCTGGCCCGGCGGCTGGCGCAGGAATATGACATTCCTCATGTGGAGTTGGACGAGCTGCAGTGTGCCAGCGGTGCCACATTGCTGCGGGGTCTGCGGTAG
- a CDS encoding 3-oxoacid CoA-transferase subunit B — protein MEKSEIKGFIAKRCAKELKNGDVVNLGIGLPTLIPNYLPKDVELIIHAELGIVSAGATPKEGDANYDPYHVIDAGGGVASVAYGGGFIDSATNFGLIRGGHVDACFLGALEVDAQGNLANWIIPGKKMPGMGGAMDLCVGAKHCIVCMEHTAKGNPKIFEKCRLPLTASHCVNKIITEMCVLEVTDKGLLMTEINPEFTVEQVQAATAAPITVSENLKSMVD, from the coding sequence ATGGAAAAGTCCGAGATCAAAGGCTTTATCGCCAAGCGCTGCGCCAAAGAACTGAAGAACGGCGATGTCGTCAATCTGGGCATCGGCCTGCCCACCTTGATCCCCAACTACCTGCCCAAGGATGTGGAGCTGATCATCCACGCTGAGCTGGGTATCGTTTCCGCCGGCGCTACCCCCAAAGAGGGCGACGCCAACTATGATCCCTACCACGTCATCGATGCCGGTGGCGGCGTTGCTTCCGTGGCTTACGGCGGCGGCTTTATCGATTCCGCTACCAATTTCGGCCTGATCCGCGGCGGCCATGTGGACGCCTGCTTCCTGGGCGCTCTGGAGGTGGATGCCCAGGGCAATCTGGCCAACTGGATCATCCCCGGCAAGAAGATGCCCGGCATGGGCGGCGCTATGGACCTGTGCGTGGGTGCTAAGCACTGCATCGTCTGCATGGAGCACACCGCCAAGGGCAACCCCAAGATCTTCGAGAAGTGCCGTCTGCCCCTGACCGCTTCCCACTGCGTCAACAAGATCATCACCGAGATGTGCGTGCTGGAAGTGACCGATAAGGGTCTGCTCATGACCGAGATCAACCCCGAGTTCACCGTGGAGCAGGTGCAGGCCGCTACCGCTGCCCCCATCACTGTCTCTGAGAACCTGAAGAGCATGGTGGACTAA
- a CDS encoding CoA transferase subunit A, translating to MAKKPVITAKEAAAMIPDGATIMCGGFLACGQARAIVKELVARGTKDLTLIANDMARAVGPKGEEFFGIAELIHNHQVKRVIATHVGMTPEVGQQNTEGTLEVNLLPQGTLAECIRAGGAGLGGVLTPVGVDTLVEDSPFCLGRQTIDGKDYLLMKPIHADFALLGTYKCDEYGNCWYKGTMRNFNVVMATAADTVIAETEYLVPVGEIEPENVHTYGMCVNYIVEGDRK from the coding sequence ATGGCAAAGAAACCTGTTATCACTGCCAAAGAGGCAGCGGCAATGATCCCCGATGGCGCCACCATTATGTGCGGCGGCTTCCTGGCCTGCGGTCAGGCCCGGGCGATCGTGAAGGAGCTGGTGGCTCGCGGTACCAAGGATCTGACCCTCATCGCCAACGATATGGCCCGTGCGGTGGGCCCCAAGGGTGAGGAGTTCTTCGGCATTGCCGAGCTGATCCACAATCATCAGGTCAAGCGTGTGATCGCTACCCACGTGGGCATGACTCCCGAGGTGGGCCAGCAGAACACCGAGGGTACTCTGGAGGTCAATCTGCTGCCCCAGGGCACTCTGGCCGAGTGCATCCGTGCCGGCGGCGCCGGTCTGGGCGGCGTCCTGACCCCCGTGGGCGTCGACACTCTGGTGGAGGACAGCCCCTTCTGCCTGGGCCGTCAGACCATCGACGGCAAGGATTATCTGCTGATGAAGCCCATCCACGCCGACTTCGCCCTGCTGGGCACCTACAAGTGCGACGAGTACGGCAACTGCTGGTACAAGGGTACCATGCGGAACTTCAACGTGGTCATGGCTACCGCCGCTGACACCGTTATCGCTGAGACCGAGTATCTGGTTCCCGTGGGCGAGATCGAGCCCGAGAACGTTCATACCTATGGTATGTGCGTGAACTACATCGTGGAAGGAGATAGAAAGTAA
- the kamE gene encoding lysine 5,6-aminomutase subunit beta, protein MSSGLYNTHKIDFDTTLDLTRLKPYGDTMNDGKVQTSFTLPIKDDERGEEAARQIAKKMGLEEPNVAYHAPLDKEFTFYVVYGSCVHSVNYEDIHVITVESDVMSMEDTNDYIREHIGRKVVMVGASTGTDAHTVGIDAIMNRKGFAGHYGLERYEMIEAYNLGSQVPNEDFIKKALELHADVLLVSQTVTQKDVHIQNLTNLIELLEAEGLRDKFVVCCGGPRITHELAKELGYDAGFGAGKYADDVASFAVTEMVKRGMK, encoded by the coding sequence ATGAGCAGCGGACTGTATAATACCCACAAAATCGACTTCGATACCACGCTGGACCTGACCCGCCTGAAGCCTTACGGCGATACCATGAACGACGGTAAGGTGCAGACCAGCTTCACCCTGCCCATCAAGGACGATGAGCGTGGTGAGGAGGCTGCCCGCCAGATCGCCAAGAAGATGGGTCTGGAAGAGCCCAACGTGGCCTACCACGCCCCTCTGGACAAGGAGTTCACCTTCTACGTGGTGTACGGCAGCTGTGTCCACTCCGTCAACTACGAGGATATCCACGTGATCACCGTGGAGTCCGACGTCATGAGCATGGAGGACACCAACGACTACATCCGTGAGCATATCGGCCGCAAGGTCGTTATGGTGGGTGCTTCTACCGGCACCGACGCCCACACCGTGGGCATCGACGCCATCATGAACCGTAAGGGCTTCGCCGGCCACTATGGTCTGGAGCGTTACGAGATGATCGAGGCCTACAACCTTGGCTCTCAGGTCCCCAATGAGGACTTCATTAAGAAGGCTCTGGAGCTGCACGCCGATGTTCTGCTGGTCTCCCAGACCGTTACGCAGAAGGACGTTCACATCCAGAACCTCACCAACCTCATTGAGCTTCTGGAGGCCGAGGGCCTGCGTGACAAGTTTGTCGTCTGCTGCGGTGGTCCTCGTATCACCCACGAGCTGGCTAAGGAGCTGGGCTATGATGCCGGCTTCGGTGCCGGTAAGTACGCCGACGACGTGGCTTCCTTCGCTGTGACCGAGATGGTCAAGCGGGGCATGAAGTAA
- the kamD gene encoding lysine 5,6-aminomutase subunit alpha, translating into MESKLGLNMELVNQARQSAAKVADDVQVFIDQHTTVTVERAVCRLLGVDGVNDMDVPMPNVVVDHLLAVSLLPAGAAWAIGNAMVETGKDPQAVAEAVDSGELDLSKVPAHSDEEIRAVIDPVVRATVERINKNVAKRNAYLKEWGDREGPYLYIIVATGNIYEDIIQAKAGAKQGADIIAVIRTTGQSLLDYVPYGATTEGFGGTYATQENFRLMRAALDEVGEEQHRYIRLCNYCSGLCMPEIAAMGALERLDVMLNDALYGILFRDINMQRTIVDQFFSRVINGYAGVIINTGEDNYLTTDDAITSAHTVLASQFLNEAFAKTAGMREEQMGLGHAFEMDPAVEDTFLYELAQAQMAREIFPNAPLKYMPPTKFMTGNIFRGHIQDALFNMVTILTGQKLCLLGMMTEAIHTPFMSDRALSIENAQYIFRTMKDLGSELTYKENGIIRNRANEVLTKATDLLKEIEKLGLFTTIEKGIFADVKRPKDGGKGLAGVVVKDDKYFNPFVEVMKGKVAAE; encoded by the coding sequence ATGGAAAGCAAACTCGGCTTGAATATGGAGCTGGTCAATCAGGCCCGTCAGTCTGCCGCCAAGGTGGCCGACGACGTTCAGGTCTTTATCGACCAGCACACTACGGTCACCGTTGAGCGTGCCGTCTGCCGTCTGCTGGGTGTCGATGGCGTCAACGATATGGACGTCCCCATGCCCAACGTGGTGGTGGATCATCTGCTGGCAGTTTCCCTGCTCCCTGCAGGCGCTGCTTGGGCTATCGGCAATGCCATGGTAGAGACCGGCAAGGATCCTCAGGCTGTGGCTGAGGCCGTCGACAGTGGTGAGCTGGATCTGTCCAAGGTTCCCGCTCACTCTGACGAGGAGATCCGTGCCGTGATTGACCCCGTGGTTCGTGCAACGGTGGAGCGCATCAACAAAAACGTTGCCAAGCGCAACGCTTACCTGAAGGAGTGGGGCGACAGAGAAGGTCCCTACCTGTACATCATCGTGGCTACCGGTAACATCTACGAGGATATCATCCAGGCCAAGGCCGGCGCCAAGCAGGGCGCAGATATCATCGCCGTGATCCGTACCACCGGTCAGTCCCTGCTGGACTATGTGCCTTACGGCGCTACCACCGAGGGCTTCGGCGGCACTTACGCCACCCAGGAGAACTTCCGCCTGATGCGTGCGGCTCTGGACGAAGTGGGCGAGGAGCAGCACCGCTATATCCGGCTGTGCAACTACTGCTCCGGTCTGTGTATGCCTGAGATCGCTGCCATGGGCGCTCTGGAGCGTCTGGATGTCATGCTGAACGATGCTCTGTACGGCATTCTGTTCCGTGATATCAATATGCAGCGCACCATCGTGGACCAGTTCTTCTCCCGTGTTATCAACGGCTATGCCGGCGTTATCATCAACACCGGTGAGGACAACTATCTGACCACCGACGACGCTATCACCAGCGCTCACACGGTGCTGGCTTCCCAGTTCCTGAACGAAGCCTTCGCCAAGACCGCCGGTATGCGTGAGGAGCAGATGGGTCTGGGCCACGCATTTGAGATGGATCCCGCCGTGGAGGATACCTTCCTGTACGAGCTGGCTCAGGCTCAGATGGCCCGTGAGATCTTCCCCAATGCGCCGCTGAAGTATATGCCTCCCACGAAGTTCATGACCGGCAACATCTTCCGTGGCCACATCCAGGATGCCCTGTTCAACATGGTCACCATCCTGACCGGCCAGAAGCTGTGCCTGCTGGGCATGATGACCGAGGCTATCCACACTCCGTTCATGTCCGACCGTGCTCTGTCGATCGAGAATGCTCAGTATATCTTCCGTACCATGAAGGATCTGGGCAGCGAGCTGACCTATAAAGAGAACGGTATCATCCGCAACCGTGCCAACGAGGTGCTGACCAAGGCCACCGATCTGCTGAAGGAGATCGAGAAGCTGGGCCTGTTCACCACCATCGAGAAGGGTATCTTCGCCGATGTTAAGCGTCCCAAGGACGGCGGCAAGGGCCTGGCCGGTGTTGTGGTCAAGGACGACAAATACTTCAACCCCTTCGTTGAGGTCATGAAAGGTAAGGTGGCGGCAGAATGA
- the kamA gene encoding lysine 2,3-aminomutase produces the protein MKTRNGLFADVPENLWNDWHWQVANRAETIEDLKKYMNLTPDEEAGVAKTLGKLRMAVTPYYLSLIDLNDPFDPIRKMAIPRAEELEYADYEDADPLHEDTDSPTPGLTHRYPDRVLLLITDQCSMYCRHCTRRRFAGQNDCEVPMAQIDKCIDYVAAHPEVRDVLLSGGDSLMVSDETLEYIIKRVRAIPHVEIVRLGSRTPVVCPQRITPELCAMLKKYHPVWLNTHFNTPKEFTPEAAKACAMLADAGIPLGNQSVLLAGVNDCSHVMMELVHGLVKMRVRPYYIYACDPSLGLSHFRTPVSKGIEIMEALRGHTSGYCVPTFVVDAPGGGGKTPVMPNYLISETPRKVILRNFEGVITSYTQPEHYVQDCHCDVCMGKKKAEKTGVAWVAEGTKQRYLEPTKLLRNERHVKK, from the coding sequence ATGAAGACTCGCAATGGTCTGTTCGCTGACGTTCCCGAAAATCTGTGGAATGACTGGCATTGGCAGGTCGCCAATCGTGCTGAGACGATTGAGGATCTGAAGAAGTACATGAACCTGACCCCCGATGAGGAGGCCGGTGTTGCCAAGACGCTGGGCAAGCTGCGTATGGCAGTTACTCCTTATTACCTGTCCCTGATCGATCTGAACGACCCGTTCGATCCCATCCGTAAGATGGCTATCCCCCGTGCTGAGGAGCTGGAGTATGCCGATTACGAGGATGCCGATCCCCTGCACGAGGATACCGACTCCCCCACCCCCGGCCTGACCCACCGCTATCCCGACCGTGTGCTGCTGCTGATCACCGACCAGTGCTCCATGTACTGCCGTCACTGCACCCGTCGTCGTTTCGCCGGCCAGAATGACTGCGAGGTGCCGATGGCTCAGATCGACAAGTGCATCGACTACGTGGCCGCTCATCCTGAGGTCCGTGACGTGCTGCTGTCCGGCGGTGACTCCCTGATGGTCTCCGACGAGACGCTGGAGTACATCATCAAGCGTGTGCGTGCCATTCCTCACGTGGAGATCGTCCGTCTGGGCTCCCGCACCCCCGTGGTGTGCCCCCAGCGTATCACTCCTGAGCTGTGTGCCATGCTGAAGAAGTATCATCCTGTGTGGCTGAACACTCACTTCAACACGCCCAAGGAGTTCACTCCCGAAGCCGCCAAGGCCTGCGCCATGCTGGCTGATGCCGGTATTCCTCTGGGCAACCAGTCCGTGCTGCTGGCCGGTGTCAACGACTGCTCCCACGTCATGATGGAGCTGGTTCACGGCCTGGTCAAGATGCGTGTACGTCCTTACTACATCTACGCCTGCGATCCTTCCCTGGGTCTGAGCCACTTCCGTACTCCCGTGTCCAAGGGCATCGAGATCATGGAAGCTCTGCGTGGTCATACCTCCGGCTATTGCGTGCCCACCTTCGTGGTGGATGCTCCCGGCGGCGGCGGCAAGACTCCTGTCATGCCCAACTACCTGATCTCCGAGACTCCCCGCAAGGTTATCCTGCGTAACTTCGAGGGCGTTATCACCTCCTACACCCAGCCTGAGCACTATGTTCAGGATTGCCACTGCGATGTCTGCATGGGCAAGAAGAAGGCTGAGAAGACCGGTGTGGCATGGGTCGCCGAGGGCACCAAGCAGCGTTATCTGGAGCCCACCAAGCTGCTGCGTAACGAGCGTCACGTCAAGAAATAA
- the kdd gene encoding L-erythro-3,5-diaminohexanoate dehydrogenase has protein sequence MAELKGNKYGTHRVIEPKGVLTQAAWKVDNDMSKVYSNEIVCDVTSLNIDSASFTQIAEACGGDEKKIGEMILGIVAERGKQQNPVTGSGGMFKGVVSHIGEDLKKKPGFDLKEGDKIVSLVSLSMTPLRIDKILAIHKDIDRVDIEGKAILFESALYAKMPEDMSEPLALAALDVAGAPAQARKLPHEGDSVLILGANGKSGVLCGWEAMKKVGPKGKVVGVVRNPKQVPGLLELGVYTDVIVADCTKPVEVMEAALAANDGKEYDLSICCVNIESCEMSAILPVRDDGVVYFFSMATSFTKAALGAEGIGKDVTMIIGNGYTKNHANITLDVLRENPKLRKLFDEKYC, from the coding sequence ATGGCAGAGCTGAAAGGCAACAAGTACGGTACTCATCGTGTTATCGAGCCCAAGGGCGTTCTGACCCAGGCTGCTTGGAAGGTCGATAACGATATGTCCAAGGTCTACTCCAACGAGATCGTCTGCGACGTGACCTCCCTGAACATCGACTCCGCTTCCTTCACTCAGATCGCTGAGGCTTGCGGCGGCGACGAGAAGAAGATCGGCGAGATGATCCTGGGCATCGTTGCTGAGCGTGGTAAGCAGCAGAATCCCGTGACCGGTTCCGGCGGTATGTTCAAGGGCGTTGTCTCCCACATCGGTGAGGATCTGAAGAAGAAGCCCGGCTTCGACCTGAAGGAAGGCGACAAGATCGTCTCCCTGGTGTCCCTGTCCATGACCCCGCTGCGCATCGACAAGATCCTGGCCATCCACAAGGATATCGACCGTGTGGACATCGAGGGCAAGGCTATCCTGTTCGAGTCCGCTCTGTATGCCAAGATGCCCGAGGATATGTCCGAGCCTCTGGCTCTGGCTGCTCTGGACGTGGCCGGCGCTCCTGCTCAGGCCCGCAAGCTGCCCCACGAGGGTGACAGCGTCCTGATCCTGGGCGCCAACGGCAAGTCCGGCGTGCTGTGCGGCTGGGAGGCCATGAAGAAGGTCGGCCCCAAGGGCAAGGTCGTGGGCGTTGTCCGTAACCCCAAGCAGGTTCCCGGTCTGCTGGAGCTGGGCGTGTACACCGACGTGATCGTCGCCGACTGCACCAAGCCCGTTGAGGTCATGGAGGCTGCTCTGGCTGCCAACGACGGCAAGGAGTATGACCTGTCCATCTGCTGCGTGAACATCGAGTCCTGCGAGATGTCCGCCATCCTGCCTGTCCGTGATGACGGCGTGGTGTACTTCTTCTCCATGGCTACCTCCTTCACCAAGGCTGCTCTGGGCGCTGAGGGTATCGGCAAGGATGTCACCATGATCATCGGCAACGGCTACACCAAGAACCACGCCAACATCACTCTGGATGTTCTGCGTGAGAATCCCAAGCTGCGCAAGCTGTTCGACGAGAAGTACTGCTAA
- the kce gene encoding 3-keto-5-aminohexanoate cleavage enzyme, with product MEKLIITAAICGAEVTKEQNPAVPYTVEEMVREAKSAYEAGAAILHIHVREDDGTPTQGRERFRVVMDAIRKELPDVIMIPSTGGAAGMTPEERLQPTELFPEMATLDCGTCNFGDEIFDNTMPTMRAFGKRMLENNIKPEYECFELGHIDTILGMAKKGEVPAHPMQFNFVLGVHGCTPATVENLAFFASKIPAGSTWTVSGVGRSAWTMAAAAIAMGGNVRVGFEDNIYLGKGQKAASNGELVAKVVRIAKELGREIATPAEAREILSLKPLK from the coding sequence ATGGAGAAGCTGATTATTACTGCTGCTATCTGCGGCGCTGAGGTCACCAAGGAGCAGAACCCCGCTGTGCCCTACACCGTGGAGGAGATGGTCCGTGAGGCCAAGTCCGCCTACGAGGCCGGTGCAGCCATCCTGCACATCCATGTCCGTGAGGACGATGGCACGCCCACTCAGGGCCGTGAGCGCTTCCGTGTGGTGATGGACGCCATCCGCAAGGAGCTGCCCGATGTCATCATGATCCCCTCCACCGGCGGCGCTGCCGGTATGACCCCGGAGGAGCGTCTGCAGCCCACTGAGCTGTTCCCCGAGATGGCCACTCTGGACTGCGGCACCTGCAACTTCGGCGACGAGATTTTCGACAACACCATGCCCACCATGCGTGCCTTCGGCAAGCGTATGCTGGAGAACAACATCAAGCCCGAGTACGAGTGCTTCGAGCTGGGCCACATTGACACCATCCTTGGCATGGCCAAGAAGGGTGAGGTGCCTGCCCATCCCATGCAGTTCAACTTCGTGCTGGGCGTCCACGGCTGCACTCCCGCAACCGTGGAGAATCTGGCCTTCTTCGCCAGCAAGATCCCCGCTGGCTCCACCTGGACCGTGTCCGGCGTGGGCCGTTCCGCCTGGACCATGGCCGCAGCGGCCATCGCCATGGGCGGCAACGTCCGTGTGGGCTTCGAGGATAACATCTATCTGGGCAAGGGCCAGAAGGCTGCTTCCAATGGTGAACTGGTGGCGAAGGTCGTCCGCATCGCCAAGGAGCTGGGCCGTGAGATCGCCACTCCCGCTGAGGCTCGTGAGATCCTGAGCCTCAAGCCCCTGAAGTAA
- the kal gene encoding 3-aminobutyryl-CoA ammonia lyase, translating to MTSTLRLRMSAKDAHYGGNLVDGAHMVHLFGDVATELLIKCDGDEGLFCAYDMVEFKAPVYAGDYIEAYGEIEKIGNTSRTMRFEARKVVVARTDISASAADELDEPIVVCVAHGTCVTPKDCQRKKIEK from the coding sequence ATCACTTCTACCCTGCGGCTGCGTATGAGCGCAAAGGATGCTCACTACGGCGGAAATCTGGTGGACGGCGCACACATGGTGCATCTGTTCGGTGACGTGGCCACCGAGCTGCTCATCAAGTGCGACGGCGATGAGGGCCTGTTCTGCGCTTACGACATGGTGGAGTTCAAGGCTCCCGTGTACGCCGGCGACTACATTGAGGCCTATGGCGAGATCGAGAAGATCGGCAACACCTCCCGCACCATGCGCTTCGAGGCCCGCAAGGTCGTCGTTGCCCGCACCGATATCAGCGCTTCCGCTGCTGACGAGCTGGACGAGCCCATCGTTGTCTGCGTGGCTCACGGCACCTGCGTGACCCCCAAGGACTGCCAGCGCAAGAAGATCGAGAAGTAA
- the kamC gene encoding lysine 5,6-aminomutase reactivase ATPase KamC, translated as MINIRFEEREKIGLQYALETLHGCSPFGQEKIRKLRYYSPDEREELETELYNVEQAAKAADALKPLYDRIGLMLCQMKDIRGSLRRCQALEIPDHVELFEIKVYLQRLESLIPLFQQVCQTTHFKALAFHDPAQALEILDPDKTRSRGFYIPDNATPKLREIRAAKKQIEEQLHHAQTDAEKEELRSRRTRVCAEEDSEETKVRRSMGQALAPLAGDLLEDADTAGRLDFIIQKALFAVRYGGVRPEITETELELTDMINPELCDLLEQKGRSFVPVSIRLEQGATVITGANMGGKSVVMKTVALNVLLLQAGFLVCAKKARMPLFYSVKMLFDDLQSIQSGLSGFGSEIVQFQKALEEVEQGYSLFLLDEFARGTNPDEGAVIVQAVTKYLNEVKAISLLTTHYDKVAENARLHYQIIGLRDVDPEQIRQELAATGDDGIQVIARHMNYGLYRVEGKSDCPRDALNICRMLSLKPEILEKIEQAY; from the coding sequence ATGATCAATATTCGCTTTGAAGAGAGGGAAAAAATCGGCTTGCAGTATGCGCTGGAGACTCTCCACGGGTGCAGCCCCTTCGGTCAGGAGAAGATCCGCAAGCTGCGCTACTACTCCCCCGACGAGCGGGAGGAGCTGGAGACGGAGCTGTATAACGTGGAGCAGGCCGCCAAGGCGGCGGATGCCCTGAAGCCCCTGTACGACAGGATCGGGCTGATGCTGTGCCAGATGAAGGATATTCGTGGCTCTCTGCGCCGGTGCCAGGCGCTGGAGATCCCGGATCATGTGGAGCTGTTTGAAATCAAGGTATATCTCCAGCGGCTGGAGAGCCTGATCCCCCTGTTCCAGCAGGTGTGCCAGACTACCCACTTTAAGGCGCTGGCCTTCCATGATCCGGCGCAGGCGCTGGAGATCCTGGATCCGGACAAGACCCGCAGCCGTGGCTTCTACATCCCCGACAATGCAACGCCCAAGCTGAGGGAGATCCGTGCGGCCAAGAAGCAGATCGAGGAGCAGCTGCACCATGCACAGACCGATGCCGAGAAGGAGGAGCTGCGCTCCCGCCGGACCCGTGTCTGTGCCGAGGAGGACAGCGAGGAGACCAAGGTGCGCCGCAGCATGGGGCAGGCGCTGGCTCCGCTGGCAGGAGATCTGCTGGAGGACGCCGACACGGCGGGCCGGCTGGACTTCATCATCCAGAAGGCGCTGTTTGCCGTGCGCTACGGCGGCGTGCGGCCGGAGATCACGGAGACGGAGTTGGAGCTGACGGATATGATCAATCCCGAGCTGTGCGACCTGCTGGAGCAGAAGGGACGGTCCTTCGTGCCGGTGTCCATCCGGCTGGAGCAGGGGGCCACCGTTATCACCGGCGCCAACATGGGCGGTAAGTCCGTGGTGATGAAAACCGTGGCTCTGAACGTGCTGCTTTTGCAGGCGGGCTTTCTGGTCTGCGCCAAGAAGGCCCGGATGCCGCTGTTTTACAGCGTGAAGATGCTCTTTGACGACTTGCAGTCCATCCAGTCGGGCCTGTCCGGCTTCGGCTCGGAGATCGTGCAGTTCCAGAAGGCGCTGGAGGAGGTGGAGCAGGGCTACTCCCTGTTCCTGCTGGATGAGTTCGCACGGGGCACCAACCCCGACGAGGGCGCCGTCATCGTGCAGGCAGTGACCAAATACCTCAACGAGGTGAAGGCCATCTCCCTGCTGACCACCCACTACGACAAGGTGGCAGAGAACGCCCGGCTGCACTATCAGATCATCGGACTGCGGGACGTGGATCCGGAGCAGATCCGGCAGGAGCTGGCGGCTACCGGCGACGACGGCATTCAGGTCATCGCACGGCACATGAACTACGGCCTGTACCGGGTGGAGGGGAAGTCCGACTGCCCCAGAGACGCCCTGAACATCTGCCGGATGCTGTCGCTGAAGCCGGAGATCCTGGAGAAGATCGAGCAGGCGTATTAA
- the kamB gene encoding lysine 5,6-aminomutase reactivase subunit KamB: protein MSAELLQLLNGVQTMSIVGMCKNAGKTTMLNWMLHHDRLQGTLGLTSIGRDGESTDVVTGTEKPGIFVREGTLIATAKDMLRLGDTTLEIMETTGIPTPLGEVVIFRARSDGNVQLAGPSITTQLKEVSRLFFEMGADKSIIDGALGRKSLGARAVAEGVILCTGASYHMSIDKVVADTAHVYRLMNLPKAETMPPEMEESLEKCLKDHGEALISGALTDTMVMPLLRSGVLRNTRLVVKDPSKVLLSSDALDKLQTRQVRLETEEAARTLCVTINPVSAYGWKFDKDEFMTRMREAVDVPVINVKEELT from the coding sequence CAAGAATGCCGGAAAAACCACCATGCTCAACTGGATGCTGCACCACGACCGCCTGCAGGGGACGCTGGGCCTGACCTCCATCGGCCGGGACGGCGAGTCCACCGACGTGGTCACCGGCACGGAGAAGCCCGGCATCTTCGTGCGGGAGGGGACTCTCATCGCCACCGCCAAGGATATGCTGCGGCTGGGGGACACCACGCTGGAGATCATGGAGACCACCGGCATCCCCACACCGCTGGGGGAGGTGGTGATCTTCCGGGCCCGCAGCGACGGCAATGTCCAGCTGGCAGGGCCGTCCATCACCACGCAGCTCAAGGAGGTCTCCCGGCTGTTCTTCGAGATGGGGGCCGACAAGTCCATCATCGACGGCGCTCTGGGCCGCAAGTCTCTGGGCGCACGGGCTGTGGCGGAGGGGGTCATTCTCTGCACCGGGGCCTCATACCACATGAGCATCGACAAGGTCGTGGCCGACACCGCCCATGTGTACCGGCTGATGAATCTGCCCAAGGCGGAGACTATGCCCCCGGAGATGGAGGAGAGTCTGGAGAAGTGCCTGAAGGATCACGGCGAGGCTCTGATCTCCGGGGCGCTGACGGATACCATGGTGATGCCTCTGCTGCGCTCCGGTGTGCTGCGGAATACCCGGCTGGTGGTGAAGGACCCCAGCAAGGTACTGCTGAGCAGCGATGCGCTGGATAAGCTCCAGACCCGTCAGGTGCGGCTGGAGACGGAGGAGGCCGCCCGGACCCTGTGCGTCACCATCAACCCGGTGTCCGCCTACGGCTGGAAGTTCGACAAGGATGAATTTATGACACGGATGCGGGAGGCGGTGGATGTCCCCGTCATCAATGTGAAGGAGGAGCTGACATGA